In the Kwoniella mangroviensis CBS 8507 chromosome 3, whole genome shotgun sequence genome, one interval contains:
- a CDS encoding calcium/proton exchanger translates to MPTHETTPLLGSNHAHDEPSHRTPFDPIKSSRYLLFGSWLNILIVFVPLSIIADLLHWSAAARFATSFLAIVPLAKLLGDSTEQLSMKLGQTLGGLLNATFGNAVELIVAIAALAQNELRLVQTSLLGSVLSNVLLVLGMSFFASGFFFHESTFQVTAAQASSSLLTLACITLILPAAYHASSTEGVESTLKLLLEDGAPDPPDASLRGLLILSRGTSIILLATYLGYLYFQLRTHAQLFEAEQAEDEEAEVASMDQWSAGVWLVVITVITAFCADILVGSIDETAEQWHIPKSIQIAAGMIPLLVIIAWPLHKNLTLFFANFETIVLFVSVMLVNLLLQDGRSNYMEGVMLMSLYLVIALSYLV, encoded by the exons ATGCCCACTCATGAGACCACCCCGCTTCTGGGCTCGAACCATGCTCACGATGAACCTTCTCATCGTACCCCCTTCGACCCCATCAAGTCGTCGAGgtatctcctcttcggctCATGgctcaacatcctcatcgtaTTCGTCCCCTTGTCAATCATCG CCGACCTTCTCCACTGGAGTGCTGCCGCTCGTTTCGCTACCTCTTTCTTAGCTATCGTGCCGCTTGCAAAG CTCCTCGGCGACAGTACTGAACAACTCTCTATGAAGCTTGGTCAGACTTTGGGTGGTTTGCTCAACGCTAC TTTCGGTAATGCCGTCGAATTGATCGTTGCCATCGCGGCCCTTGCCCAAA ATGAACTCCGATTGGTGCAAACCTCCCTGCTCGGTAGTGTATTGTCCAACGTACTCTTGGTTCTGGGCATGAGCTTTTTTGC CTCtggcttcttctttcacGAGTCCACCTTCCAAGTGACTGCCGCTCAAGCAAGCTCTTCCCTCCTGACCCTGGCTTGCATCACGCTCATTCTACCTGCTGCAT ACCACGCTTCGAGTACCGAGGGAGTGGAATCAACTCTCAAACTTTTACTCGAAGACGGTGCTCCAGACCCTCCCGACGCATCGCTTCGAGGTCTCCTTATCTTGTCAAGGGGTACTTCCATCATTCTTCTCGCGACTTATCTCGGGTATCTCTACTTTCAACTTCGTACACACGCCCAGCTCTTCGAAGCTGAGCAagccgaagatgaagaagctgaagttGCCTCCATGGATCAATGGAGCGCCGGTGTATGGCTGGTGGTCATCACCGTTATAACCGCTTTTTGCGCCGATATATTGGTGGGAAGTATAGACGAAACCGCTGAGCAATGGCATATTCCCAAAAG CATTCAAATCGCTGCTGGTATGATCCCCTTGCTTGTGATCATAGCTTGGCCCCTTCACAAGAACTTGACATTATTCTTT GCCAACTTCGAGACCATTGTGTTGTTCGTCTCTGTCATGCTCGTAAACCTTTTACTGCAAGACG GTCGATCCAACTATATGGAGGGTGTCATGC TGATGTCCCTCTACCTGGTCATCGCCCTGAGTTACCTTGTATAA